In Sinorhizobium mexicanum, one DNA window encodes the following:
- a CDS encoding HlyD family type I secretion periplasmic adaptor subunit codes for MSARNPQAANIISDRDLAGRPPLPPVIAEFQSDAVELEERVPPKIARLTLYGIAALIAAAVLWASISSIDEVVVAPGKLVTTRPTIILQPLETSIIRSIDVTTGEVVRAGQALVMLDATFSQSDFDQQRVKLAAFDAQIKRIEAELDNADYSLIAGNSPEERLQLQLFGQRRAFYVAQLQNFDQQIAGQLAAIEAGKNQEGILLDRRESLTRIENARETLYKKEKGSLINFLSSRDARLDVDANLSQLRGKSAEAEHALARLRADRQAFIEDFRRTSTEQLVELRGQRDTASTEVKKMELRRQMVALTAPADAVVLDLAQRSVGSVVREAEPIVTLVPLNVPLEAEVEINARDIGRVTADEEVRIKFDAYPFQKYGTASGSIRTISRDAFTPSQQEASAVHAAAPFFKARVTLGDTELRAPPGIVRLLPGMTVSAEIKVGRRTVISYFLYPLLRGLDDAIREP; via the coding sequence ATGAGCGCCCGCAATCCGCAAGCCGCAAACATCATTTCCGACCGCGACCTAGCGGGAAGACCGCCGCTGCCGCCGGTCATTGCGGAATTTCAATCCGACGCGGTGGAACTGGAGGAGCGCGTACCGCCGAAGATCGCTCGGCTGACGCTCTACGGCATTGCGGCCCTTATTGCCGCCGCGGTTCTGTGGGCATCGATCTCATCGATCGACGAAGTCGTCGTTGCTCCCGGCAAGCTGGTCACGACCCGGCCGACCATTATCCTGCAGCCGCTGGAAACCTCCATCATTCGTTCGATCGACGTGACGACCGGAGAGGTGGTTCGCGCTGGCCAAGCGCTCGTGATGCTTGATGCGACATTCAGCCAGTCGGACTTCGACCAGCAGAGGGTAAAGCTCGCGGCATTCGATGCGCAGATAAAGCGCATCGAAGCCGAACTCGACAACGCCGATTATTCCTTGATCGCGGGCAATTCGCCCGAGGAACGGCTGCAGTTGCAGCTCTTTGGCCAGCGGCGCGCTTTTTACGTCGCGCAACTCCAGAATTTTGATCAGCAGATCGCAGGACAGCTGGCGGCAATCGAGGCCGGGAAGAATCAGGAGGGCATCCTGCTCGACCGGCGCGAGAGCCTCACCCGGATCGAGAACGCACGCGAGACGCTCTATAAAAAGGAGAAGGGTTCGCTGATCAATTTCCTCAGCTCGCGCGATGCACGCCTCGACGTCGATGCCAATCTGTCGCAGCTGCGCGGCAAGTCAGCCGAAGCCGAACATGCCTTGGCCAGGCTCAGGGCGGATCGACAGGCGTTCATCGAGGACTTCCGCCGCACGTCGACGGAGCAGCTCGTAGAGCTGCGCGGCCAGCGTGATACGGCGAGCACGGAAGTGAAGAAGATGGAGCTGCGCCGACAAATGGTGGCTTTGACGGCGCCGGCCGACGCGGTCGTTCTCGATCTTGCGCAACGCTCGGTCGGCTCGGTCGTGCGAGAGGCGGAGCCGATTGTCACGCTCGTGCCTCTCAACGTGCCCCTGGAAGCCGAGGTCGAGATCAATGCCCGCGATATCGGGCGCGTGACTGCCGACGAGGAGGTCCGCATCAAATTCGATGCCTACCCGTTCCAGAAATACGGCACCGCGTCCGGCTCGATCCGGACGATCAGCCGCGACGCCTTCACACCAAGCCAGCAGGAAGCATCAGCGGTTCACGCGGCCGCTCCGTTCTTCAAGGCGCGCGTTACGCTTGGCGACACCGAGCTTCGCGCGCCGCCCGGGATCGTCCGTCTGCTGCCCGGCATGACCGTATCTGCAGAGATCAAGGTCGGCCGTCGAACCGTCATTTCCTACTTCCTCTATCCGCTGCTGCGAGGTCTCGACGACGCGATCCGCGAGCCTTGA